A region from the Triticum urartu cultivar G1812 chromosome 1, Tu2.1, whole genome shotgun sequence genome encodes:
- the LOC125532927 gene encoding protein TANC2-like — protein MAPPGWPAPFTVGGPMLNMIFQAASDGDLPLFKRLVTMLDMARGRLKETVEALRVEDAGLLQGLGALHVAANRGRMEVCRYLVEELQVDVNAVDKGGRTPLFFAISCKGVGIAKYLLDHGADPNKSCHNGLSPLHEATTSGDCETVRLLLAKGAYVDPVAFCGTPLHCAATQGHDGILKILLDHNADAGADAKGALTYAVENLHSQKLVSTDFVNCIKKDAAADRVLPDDAMMLDPDDATMYSNRSLCSLRMGDGDKALVDANECRKMRPDWPTACYRQGAALMSLKDYKGACERFLDGLKLDPANTEIEDALRKAYDAMQDVSQHQG, from the exons ATGGCGCCGCCGGGCTGGCCCGCTCCCTTCACCG TCGGCGGGCCGATGCTGAACATGATATTCCAAGCGGCGTCCGACGGAGATCTCCCCCTCTTCAAGA GGCTGGTGACGATGCTGGACATGGCCAGGGGCCGCCTCAAGGAGACGGTGGAGGCGCTGAGGGTGGAGGACGCCGGGTTGCTACAGGGTCTTGGCGCGCTGCACGTCGCCGCTAACCGAGGGAGGATGGAGGTTTGCAGGTACCTGGTCGAGGAACTGCAGGTTGATGTGAACGCCGTCGACAAGGGAG GTAGAACACCTCTGTTTTTTGCGATATCATGTAAGGGTGTGGGTATTGCCAAATATCTTCTTGATCATGGTGCCGATCCAAACAAAAGCTGCCACAATGGGCTTTCCCCTTTACATGAAGCCACTACATCAG GAGATTGTGAAACTGTTAGACTATTGCTTGCTAAAGGAGCCTATGTTGACCCGGTAGCCTTTTGTGGGACACCACTTCATTGCGCTGCTACTCAAGGGCATGATGGCATTTTGAAGATTTTGTTGGACCACAATGCAGAT GCTGGTGCTGATGCCAAGGGAGCTTTAACCTATGCTGTGGAGAATCTCCATTCTCAAAAACTCGTTTCAACTGACTTCGTCAATTGCATTAAGAAGGACGCTGCTGCCGACCGTGTTCTTCCAGATGAT GCAATGATGCTTGATCCAGATGATGCGACCATGTACTCAAACAGGAGCCTTTGCTCCCTCCGCATGGGTGACGGGGACAAGGCTTTGGTAGATGCTAACGAATGCAGAAAAATGCGGCCTGATTGGCCAACAGCCTGTTACCGGCAGGGCGCGGCTCTGATGTCACTGAAG GATTACAAGGGTGCTTGTGAACGTTTCCTGGATGGACTCAAGTTGGACCCAGCTAACACTGAGATTGAGGATGCATTACG GAAAGCTTATGATGCCATGCAAGATGTCTCTCAGCACCAAGGCTGA